From Cuculus canorus isolate bCucCan1 chromosome W, bCucCan1.pri, whole genome shotgun sequence:
CCCCAAAAATTTGCCTTATGCGCGAGCGACCTTTTCGAATGATCTCAGCTAAATTTTCCGTTTTTTCCTGTATTGTCGTTTTTGGCTGCATACTTGTAAAGATCCATTCGAGTACTCTagtctccccctttttctttatttgcgtAAGGGCTCCGATAAATTGGGATCGCTCTTGGAGAATTGTGAGGTCCACAGGCAAGTTGGGATCTATACGAACCACTGTGTGGTCAACAAGAGTTTCACTAAGGCGTTGCATCATTTGTTGTTGTTCgattgttaaagtaattttctgtgctgggtcagttccttttaaaagaggacGCAAAACATCTAGTTCATCATTGGTGATTCCTGCTATAGGTCGCAACCATTGCAGGTCCCCTAAAAGTCATTGAGCATCATTAACTGTTGTAAGCAAGGtgcaaaaggttaatttttgtggttgtaCTTGAGAATTCATTATGTTCCATCCTAGATATTTCCAAACAGGGGAACgttgaattttttccattgctataaTCAATTTATGTGTAGTTAGTTGtgtctccaaatatttctcttgttgaGTGGTAAATGGCtggttctgtgcaaaaagaatatCGTCCATATAGTGATAGATCATGGTTTGTGGCCATGCACgccttatttcttttaaagcattatCCACAAACAACTGACACAAAGTGGGGCTATTTTTCATGCCCTGCGGCAATATTGTCCACTCAAAGCGCAAATCAGGTCCTTCCCTATTGATTGTGGGTAAAGTGAATGCAAAGCGTTGAGTGTCATTAGGATGTAACTGAATAGTgaagaaacagtcctttaagtctatgatcagcaaatgccACTCTAGAGGTATCATAGCTGGGTTTGGGAGGCCTGGTTGCAAAGCTCCCATAGCCTGCATTTGTTGATTTACTGCTCTCAAGTCATGTAAAAGCCGATATTTTCCTGATCTCTTCTTTACCACAAAAATAGGAGTATTCCAAGGACTGGTGGATGGTCTCAGATGCCCTTGTTCCAATTGTTCTTGGACTAGCTGATGTGCATGTTGCAGACTTTCCTTCTTCAACGGCCACTGCCCGATCCAGACAGGTTCATTTGTTAACCACTTTAAGGGGATCGGGAAAGTCCATGTGGCAGTGACCGTACCTAAAAAGGTGTTTCAGTGGTCAATATCACTCCTAGTTGATTTAACACATCTCGTCCTACGAGTGCATTGACACCAGTTGGTAATGGCATGATAGTCACGTAAAGAGATGCAACCTTTCCATCTAATATAATTTGTACGCGTTGTTGACTTTGGCACACTTGAGCTGAACCCCCGACACCTTCAACACCATTTAAAGTTCTTTGCGAAGGCCAGTGGGGGGGCCATTGTTTTTCTGCGATTATGGTAATGTCTGCCCCGGTATCCAACAAAGCAGTCAGGCGCTTGGAGTCTTTATCGTGTTGCAATGTAATTGGAACAATGGGTCGCTGATTCATAGGCAAAGTCAATAGAACAAGCTCTCCAGTGGACCCAAATCCACCGTTTCCTCGAATCTGGGTTGTGGATTCAGACATTTGTTGAGTCAATTGTTGTACTGGCACCAGCTGAGCAATGCGACTGCCAGCTGGAATGTGAACTGGGGGGAAATTGGTCTGTACCACTATTTGTATTTCCCCCGAGTAATCACAGTCAATTACACCAGGTAAGACAAAAAGTCCTTTGAGTCCGCTAGACGAGCGTCCTAGTAGTAAGGCGCCATGTGGTTGATTATTAATTATAAGTGGTCCCTTGACCCCGGTTGGAATCTTTTGTGGTCTGGGATCAATTAAAGTGATGTCTATTGTTGTTGCCAAATCCAATCCGAGACTCCCTCTTGTGGCTGGTTGTAATCTGCTTGCTGGCTGAAGTTGCTTCGTGGTTGGTGCTGGCTCACCACGGCACATTGAGGAAGGGTGGCTGCAGCAGTTTGAGCCGCAGTTGGGGTCGGCGCGCGGCGGCTCTTGGCGCTCATCTTCCAGTTTCCCGACCGATGACATGCCTCTGTACTATGATTATTCATCTGGCAGTTTGGACACCATACGTTGGCTTCTCGGCACTGTCGACGCATATGTCCAGTGCGTCCACAACGAAAACATTTAAGGTCACGTCTTCTGGGTGTAGTATTCTGAGGTCCATCTGGCGGCTTCAATGGGGCCAGCGCAGCGAAAACCTGTTCCTGAGCTTTAATCAGGTTTTCCCCTAACTCCTTAATGGTCTCTACTAACATAGCCTGATTTCCCACGGGCACTCTACTCATCCGTTCTAGCATAACCTCTATGCTAGCATCTAGGGGCAGTGTAATTAATATGCTTCTAGTATAGTTATTACAATTTTCTAATACACATTGCCGTAACAAAGGTCCCTTCATGAATTCTGCCATGTCAGAGCGATTGATTGCATCCGTTACTCTATCTACAAAAGAGGCAAATGGTTCCTCCCTTCCTTGTTTCACTGACATATAAGATGGTGTGGACGGGGAGGTTTTAACCTTTTGTAGAGCTTCTCGGGCCAGTTTCATTGATTCTAGGAGCACATCTGGACCAGTTTgcatctgcatttctgcagacGCAAAAGGCCCTATTCCCATCAATTGCTCTACAGTTACTCCGGCCAATCGATCATTTTGATCACGCGGCATATGTGCGGAAATTTCACATGACCTTTGCCAATGTGCTTGCCATAATAATTGTTgagattgttttaaaataagccgcataatattttttatgtcttcAGGACATAAAATACCGCTTCCCCAAATATAATTTAACATTTGCCTTGCAGGTTCACTATGTACCCCAGATTCATTAACTGTACTTCTTAATTGATTTAATATCTTCCAATCCAATGTTTCATGAACTCCTGTCATGCCTCCCGCATTGTCTACTTGATATAAAACGGGAAAGGCATGCATATCAAGCTGACTTAACGTTTCAAAGTCTTGCTGTGCTACTGCCTCTCGTGCTATATTGTTCCAACCCACTCGTAGCAGTCGCGGCTGCGTTCGCCGTTTTGGGAcagcaattttttccttttcagccaCCTCTGGGGTTGTTCCTATAGACTCAACCTCCTCATCATCCTCTGATACTTCCTCCGGGGGTGCCGAAGGCTGTACAGAAGGATCAGGGGGGTGAATAGACGGACGCACAGGCACGGGAATGCCAGTTGGTGGTGGTGAAAAGTAATCGCCTCCCGCTGTTAGTCGACCTGCCTCTGGGTTGTTCCGATCAAGGcgagcagtggcagcagcagctatACGTTTTTCAgcctgatattttttaatacaattaatTACCTCCCGCCATGATTTCATTAGTTTTTTcgcagttttatcatcatctatAACTGAGTCCCATAAACTATCTCCATAATTCCTCCACTCATCTATCTCGAAAACACTTTCTGGCCCTACAAAGAACCCTTTTGCCTTCCCAACTGCTAGTAATCCAGCTAAGTCCTTAATCGGACCTACTCcccgcttttctaaaaagcgctgtaaaatttcaaatgctaccTCTCTTTCCATTGTGCACTTCTCCGTGACCCTCTTTCATTAGCCGGTCATATAAGATGCAGCCTTTCACTCTGTACGTCTGGGTAGTCTTCTCAATCGGCCGGCGAACCCCTTCTTTTCTTATCCGGGTTCAGGCGCGGATCGTAAATACTGATTCAGTGTCACCGATTTTCCGCCCCCTGGTCGCTGCTACCAGTGCTTTGCCGAGCTCGCCGTCCGGTGGAaagagggattgggggtccctgttcgGGCACCACTTGCGACAGGCCAGGGAAGCAAGCAGTCGACTcaatgtgagtgataaagcaagcttcaactttattgattacagttgcggtttatataccttttactacattttgcttagtcattccctaaacttgattggttatcagcatgttttaacataccTCTGGTACATCTTCAttgcagctgataagtttccactgagctactcatgctaaacaaaagcctcatgatAGCCGTGTCTCgcacagcctttccatagatccatggccttgttcagttagccattcatgcatccattctccaacaaCACATAGCAAAagattgtaaaaataaaagatgtttgtATCGTCCATCCACGACAAAGGAACCAGGGCTATGTCCAAGGTGTTGTCCAGGAAAGCATTGGGTTAACGAATGTCATTCAAAAAGAGATAAAGATGGTAATGCCTTAACAAATAATACCTCCCCATTTTCGGAAACGGCCAGAAGGGCTTGCCCCGGgcccagaaaaaaatacaggggACAAACccagtgcagggaaaaaatccatttcatcCCTCATTAGAGCAACAGCCAGTAGTGCAGGATTGGACCTCTGTACCGCCTCCCACATCGTATTAACACCTGAAATGGGAATTCAGGCTGTACCCACTGGAGTTTATGGACCTATGCCCCCAGAGATATGTGGATTAGTAATGGGAAGAAGTGGGTTAACTATGAAAGGCCTGAAGGTCTCTCCAGGTCTAATTGACCCAGATTACGAGGGAGAAATCAAAGTCATGATGTATACGGAAACCAGTATTTTCAACTTCCCCCAGAATACAAAAATTGCTCAATTACTGCTACTGCCGTTTATTTCCTCTATAGGACAATCGACAAGTAAAATTAGGGGAACGGCAGGCTTTGGCTCTTCTGACgtatttttcattcatcagaTAGGACAGGAACGACCAGAATTACATTTGTGCATAGAAGGCAAGATTTTCGTTGGGCTACTTGATACTGGGGCTGATGTCACAGTTATGTCTAAAGATAAATGGCCAGAGGAATGGCCCTTGCAGCTATCGGCTACTCATTTAAAAGGAATAGGGATGGCAAATGCTCCATTACAAAGCGTTAAAATCTTGAActggaaagatgaggagggacaCGCTGGGACTGTACAACCCTACGTATTGCCAGCCCTCCCCGTTAACTTGTGGGGAGGAGATATTCTGATTCAGATGGGAGCCTGTTTGTATAGTCCTAGCCCCCAAGTTTCCAATATGATGTGTAACCAACGATATTTTCCGGGAACAGGACTTAGGAAAAGCTCAACTGGCTGCTCAAAGCCGGTGGAGattcaagaaaaaacagatcGAACAGGACTGGGGTTTTCCCTGTAGTGGCCACTGATGTTCCTGCCCCCCCACGCACACAAAATTCACTGGAAATCTGATGAACCAGtgtgggtggatcagtggcCACTGCcccaagaaaaattaatagcGGCCAGGGAGTTGGTGCAGGAACAACTCACCTTAGGGCATATTGAACCATCTACTTCTCCATGGAATTCACCTATATTtgtagtgaaaaagaaaacagggaaatggaGATTATTACAGGATCTTCGGGCAGTGAATAAGACTATGCACCCTATGGGAGCTTTGCAACCTGGCCTACCTAGCCCTGTGGCAATACCAGCACattatcaaaaaataataactgaCTTGAAGGACTGTTTTTATACCATATTGCTGGATCCTGATGACTGCCAAAGATTTGCTTTTAGTGTTCCTTCTATTAATTACAACGAACCTATGGACCGCTATCAATGGAAAGTTTTACCTCAAGGTATGGCTAATAGTCCTACATTATGTCAGAAATTTGTGGATAAAAGTCTTAAACAAACGAGACAGTGTTTTCCATCATTGATTTGTATTCACTATATGGATGATATCTTGTTGGCCGCTGAATCTGTCGAATTACTAGTAGCGGCCTATTCCCATATGGAGCGACAATTAGAACGAAGTGGGCTGAAGATAGCccaagataaaatacagcaaacttttccttttaaatacttgggGTTTCAACTATATCCTAAGTATTTTGCACCACAAAAAATTGCCCTTTCAGTACAACACCTGACAAccttaaatgattttcagaaacttttgggTGATATCAATTGGATAAGGCCATTCCTGAAACTTACCACTTCAGAGCTTagccctttgtttaaaatattggaaggaAAACCTGATCCTAATTCTCCTCGTAAATTGACAAAAGAAGCCTCTCAAGCCTTGGCAAAAGTTGAGAAGGCCATGGCAGATGCGAAATTGACTTATGCTCTTAGCCCACGTAGCCgttactccttgctcttcttttcttgaggggagttcttgtttttagcttatccaaggtctgtggcTGAGCTTATCCAAGGTCTGTTGCCGACAAGTTCCAACACATCCCACTTAAGCAATtgttctgtactttgggtttttccactgcctgtcagaccttgTCCTACAATATTCCTTTATTATAAAAGGCCCaatccatcctcatcctccagTGAGCCAATGGCACTACACCAGGATGATGTACAGCTCAGCAACAATTCCTCTGAAGGCTTAGGATGGATTTATAACATATTTTAATGCACACTTAGAAGCAGAGCACTTCTAAGCAGCTGAGTTAAATGCAGTCTGACAGAATGGTTGATCTCTTTGGCTGTGCTGGAGTCTATCACTTGCCATAAGTGCAAATCAGACTCCAGGCTGAGGTGccaagcaatgaaaaaaaattttttgcaGTGGCAACGTCTGACTTCTGCATGCCTCACATCTGTCACAGAGCATCCCAAGGCAAGTCTCCATCCTTCTCAACAACAGAAATCAATGCAGGGACAAAAATTAGAGAAACTTAATAACATTTTACTTTGACAGCCTAACGACTGTAAAAGCTTTGTTCTACAGATTGTCAAAGAATTTGGTGATAACTTTAATTTGGAGACCACTAAATGTTTTCCCTATGTGTCGATGATGTAAAACTCCTGACAAgaagattgttttctttatgtccCTTCAACAGATCTTCTCTGGCCACAAATAAAGGTTAGTGTAATATGTCCCATAGGTCATATGAGAGCAGGCAGCCAGATGTCTAAATTCAAGTGCCTAAattatttagataaaaaaaataagaaaaaggagagagaaaaaacgATGAAAAATcaatctgatttaaaaaagcATAGCTAGCTCCAAAGTACTTATCTACTCAGAGATCATagaacatagaatcacagaatgctttgggttggaagggaccttaaagatcatccagttccagcccccctgccacaagcagggacaTGTCCTACTAGATCACGTTggtcaaagcctcatccaacttgaccctgaacacctccagggatggggcttccacaacttctctgagcaaactgttccagtgcctcaccaccttcacagtaaaaaaatttcttcctaatatatcttctaaatttcccctctttcagcttaaaaccattccccctcatcctatcactgcactccctgataaataaaccttccccagctttcttgtaggctccctttaagtactggaaggcttctatAAGGTcatcctggagccttctcttctccaggctaaacaagcccaactctctcagcttgtcctcataggtgaggtgctccagccctcggatcattttCGTGACCAACCTCTtgactcgctctaacagatctgtgtccttcccgtgctgaggactccagaactgaatgcagtactccaggtgaggtctcatgagagcagagtagagggggattatcacctcctttgacctgctgctcacacttcttttgatgcagcccaggatacaattgtctttctgggctgcaagcacacatccctctggaggtcatcccttccctccagcatgtcaactgcatcacacagcttggtgtcattggcaaatctgctgagggtacactcaatcccactgtctatgtctgtgacaaagatgttaaacagcactgatcccaatacagacccctgaggaatGGCACTCATCACCAAtctccacttggacactgaaatgttgaccacaactctttgagtgcgACCATCCAgtcaattccttatccaccaagtggtcCATTTGTCAAATCCAcatctccaatttagagacaagaatgttgtgcaggacagtgttgaatgctttccacaagtccaggtagatgatgtcagttactcttccttTATCCATCACTGCTGTAGCCCcattgtagaaggccaccaaatttgtcaggcacaaTCTACCCTGAAGTGAAGCCATGCTGATTGTCACTGAtcacctctttattttccacgtgcctcagcagagtttccaggaggatctgcttcatgatcttgctgggcacagaggtgagactgaccatCCTGTAGTTACCTGGGGCTTCCTTTTTAACTTTGTTAAAAATGGGGGTtatatttcccattttccagtcagtgggaacttcaccagaTTGCCACGACTTCTCAGATATGATGGATAGATATTCTGTAGCATTCATCACCTTAGGCACCATTCTTCATTACAAGGTGTTTGAACATCATTAAAAATGGAGTTGGTTGACATGCCAAT
This genomic window contains:
- the LOC128850199 gene encoding endogenous retrovirus group K member 5 Gag polyprotein-like, which encodes MEREVAFEILQRFLEKRGVGPIKDLAGLLAVGKAKGFFVGPESVFEIDEWRNYGDSLWDSVIDDDKTAKKLMKSWREVINCIKKYQAEKRIAAAATARLDRNNPEAGRLTAGGDYFSPPPTGIPVPVRPSIHPPDPSVQPSAPPEEVSEDDEEVESIGTTPEVAEKEKIAVPKRRTQPRLLRVGWNNIAREAVAQQDFETLSQLDMHAFPVLYQVDNAGGMTGVHETLDWKILNQLRSTVNESGVHSEPARQMLNYIWGSGILCPEDIKNIMRLILKQSQQLLWQAHWQRSCEISAHMPRDQNDRLAGVTVEQLMGIGPFASAEMQMQTGPDVLLESMKLAREALQKVKTSPSTPSYMSVKQGREEPFASFVDRVTDAINRSDMAEFMKGPLLRQCVLENCNNYTRSILITLPLDASIEVMLERMSRVPVGNQAMLVETIKELGENLIKAQEQVFAALAPLKPPDGPQNTTPRRRDLKCFRCGRTGHMRRQCREANVWCPNCQMNNHSTEACHRSGNWKMSAKSRRAPTPTAAQTAAATLPQCAVVSQHQPRSNFSQQADYNQPQEGVSDWIWQQQ